Proteins from a single region of Chitinibacter bivalviorum:
- a CDS encoding type I restriction-modification system subunit M, with amino-acid sequence MTDQINQDDINKALWAACDTFRGTISADTYKDFVLTMLFLKYISDVWQDHYDGYQAEYGDEPELIEEMLKNERFVLPREASFYKLHERRHEPGNGERIDQALHAIEEANGTKLKDAGKSVFQDISFNTDKLGEEKQKNTILRHLLEDFAKPELNLKPSRVGTLDIIGNGYEFLIKNFAASGGQKAGEFYTPPEVSELIAELLDPQPGDSICDPACGSASLLMKCGRKVVSNHGSKNYALYGQEAIGSTWSLAKMNMFLHGEDNHKIEWGDTIRNPKLLDKNGELMLFDIVTANPPFSLEKWGHDEAENDKYSRFRRGIPPKTKGDYAFILHMIETLKPGSGRMGVVVPHGVLFRGSSEGAIRQKLIEENLLDAVIGLPEKLFYGTGIPAAILIFSKEKSDTNVLFIDASRECKAGKNQNQLTEDNIAKIVSTYREGQSIDKYAYVASFDEIKDNDFNLNIPRYVDTFEEEAEIDLLSVRAEREQLKTQLNALESEMAKYLQELGYGL; translated from the coding sequence ATGACCGACCAAATCAATCAGGACGACATCAACAAAGCGCTATGGGCGGCCTGCGATACGTTTCGCGGCACCATCAGCGCCGACACCTACAAAGACTTCGTGCTCACCATGCTGTTTCTGAAATACATCAGCGATGTATGGCAGGACCACTATGACGGCTATCAGGCTGAATACGGAGATGAGCCTGAGCTGATCGAAGAGATGCTAAAAAACGAGCGCTTCGTGCTGCCCCGCGAGGCCAGTTTTTACAAACTGCACGAACGACGCCACGAGCCGGGCAATGGCGAGCGCATCGATCAGGCGCTGCACGCGATTGAAGAAGCCAACGGCACCAAGCTCAAAGACGCGGGCAAAAGCGTTTTTCAGGACATCAGCTTTAATACCGACAAGCTGGGCGAAGAAAAGCAGAAAAACACTATTCTGCGCCACCTGCTCGAAGACTTTGCCAAGCCCGAACTCAACCTCAAGCCTAGCCGCGTCGGCACGCTCGACATCATCGGTAATGGCTATGAATTTTTGATCAAAAACTTCGCCGCCAGCGGTGGCCAGAAAGCCGGTGAATTCTATACCCCACCCGAAGTCTCCGAGCTGATCGCCGAGCTGCTCGACCCACAGCCGGGCGACAGCATTTGTGATCCGGCTTGTGGTTCTGCCTCGCTGTTGATGAAGTGTGGCCGCAAAGTAGTCAGCAATCACGGCAGCAAAAATTACGCGCTGTACGGGCAGGAAGCCATCGGCTCGACCTGGTCGCTGGCCAAGATGAATATGTTCCTGCACGGCGAAGACAACCACAAAATCGAATGGGGCGACACCATCCGCAACCCCAAGCTGCTGGATAAAAACGGCGAGCTGATGTTGTTCGACATCGTGACTGCCAACCCGCCGTTTAGCCTAGAAAAATGGGGGCATGACGAAGCCGAAAACGATAAATACAGTCGCTTCCGCCGTGGTATTCCGCCCAAAACCAAGGGCGACTACGCTTTTATCCTGCACATGATCGAAACGCTGAAACCCGGCAGTGGCCGCATGGGTGTGGTGGTGCCGCATGGCGTGCTGTTCCGTGGCAGTAGCGAGGGCGCAATCCGCCAGAAGCTAATCGAAGAAAACCTGCTCGACGCCGTTATCGGCCTGCCGGAAAAACTGTTTTACGGTACCGGCATCCCGGCGGCGATCCTGATTTTCAGCAAGGAAAAATCGGATACCAACGTGCTATTCATCGACGCCAGCCGCGAATGCAAAGCCGGTAAAAACCAGAACCAGCTCACGGAAGACAACATCGCCAAGATCGTCAGCACCTACCGCGAAGGCCAGAGCATTGATAAATACGCCTATGTGGCGAGCTTTGACGAGATCAAAGATAACGACTTCAACCTGAACATCCCACGCTACGTCGACACCTTTGAAGAAGAGGCAGAAATCGACCTGCTATCGGTGCGTGCCGAGCGCGAACAATTGAAAACGCAATTGAATGCGCTGGAAAGCGAGATGGCTAAATATCTTCAGGAGTTGGGTTATGGGTTATAA
- a CDS encoding helix-turn-helix domain-containing protein yields MPIQSPFPIRLKEARLNKGLTQLQLGVRMGMDENSASARLNQYEKGKHAPDYDTMKRMAEELGVPVAYFFCETELEASLVKEMSKLSDDGKRNLLAKLLEQQI; encoded by the coding sequence ATGCCTATCCAATCGCCGTTCCCAATTCGCCTGAAAGAAGCGCGACTCAACAAAGGCTTAACCCAGCTACAGCTGGGAGTGAGGATGGGTATGGATGAAAATAGCGCGAGTGCGCGGTTGAACCAATATGAAAAAGGCAAGCACGCGCCAGATTACGACACGATGAAGCGGATGGCGGAAGAGCTGGGAGTGCCGGTGGCGTATTTTTTTTGTGAAACAGAATTAGAGGCTAGCCTAGTGAAGGAAATGAGTAAGCTAAGCGATGACGGAAAGCGCAATTTGCTCGCCAAGTTGCTCGAACAACAGATCTGA
- a CDS encoding tyrosine-type recombinase/integrase yields MSNILVFPTAILQKRETNQATSYRQQTVAEAEVMDNLLEKFRRHLRATRGNSQGTVKLAFEKIQSAIQFIGKPIWLWTESEIEEFFYYKSDVCSISTSTLAGYHTYLRKLQNFLLISDNLNRFIKNEFGATFSKFVPDQIPLPIKNKNRKTRKNINILSKEECEIVVNHIEKEMESSNNKWELLLLQRDKTIFITLLTMGLRVSELVKIKIGDFLTATNEYNEKIYLNLNTIGKGNVGRCIDVLFDITSDVLDWYTKNVRWAFLKNKNEDDDLLFFSVRGTALSIDQVNNIVKKHCRLAGINKDITTHVLRHTYATHILPIVGPTATQRLLGHGNLATTLGTYYHPNIKDVIKDIGDAVSDKIKIARGETKC; encoded by the coding sequence GTGTCCAACATACTAGTTTTCCCAACTGCAATATTGCAAAAACGCGAAACTAATCAAGCAACTTCATATCGACAACAAACCGTTGCCGAGGCAGAAGTTATGGACAATCTACTGGAAAAATTCCGCCGACACCTAAGAGCCACAAGAGGCAATTCGCAAGGAACCGTTAAGCTAGCATTCGAAAAAATACAAAGTGCAATTCAATTTATTGGAAAACCTATTTGGCTTTGGACTGAATCAGAAATAGAAGAATTCTTTTATTACAAATCAGATGTTTGCTCAATTTCTACATCCACACTAGCAGGCTACCATACCTATTTGCGCAAACTCCAAAATTTTTTATTAATCTCTGATAACCTAAATAGATTTATAAAAAATGAGTTCGGAGCAACATTCTCGAAGTTTGTACCAGACCAAATACCTCTGCCAATAAAAAACAAAAACAGAAAGACCAGAAAAAACATAAACATTCTCAGTAAGGAAGAGTGCGAAATTGTAGTTAATCATATAGAAAAGGAAATGGAGAGCTCCAATAACAAATGGGAATTGCTACTCCTGCAAAGGGACAAGACAATATTCATTACACTACTAACCATGGGCCTTCGAGTTAGTGAGCTCGTGAAAATTAAAATTGGTGATTTTCTTACAGCCACAAATGAATACAATGAAAAAATTTATTTAAATTTAAATACCATAGGAAAAGGTAATGTGGGTCGATGCATCGACGTTCTATTCGATATAACAAGTGATGTTCTTGACTGGTACACAAAAAATGTACGATGGGCTTTTTTAAAAAACAAAAATGAAGATGACGACCTTTTATTTTTTTCAGTGCGCGGTACTGCTCTTTCAATAGATCAGGTAAATAATATCGTAAAAAAACATTGTAGACTAGCTGGGATCAATAAAGATATCACTACCCATGTGCTGAGACATACGTATGCCACGCACATTCTTCCGATCGTTGGGCCTACTGCCACCCAAAGATTGCTCGGGCATGGAAATTTAGCAACGACACTAGGCACGTATTACCATCCAAATATTAAAGATGTAATTAAAGACATTGGTGACGCAGTCTCAGATAAAATAAAAATAGCTAGAGGAGAGACGAAATGCTAA
- a CDS encoding helix-turn-helix domain-containing protein, with amino-acid sequence MLKSNIKAIALARGIKTARHFSEALKIAGVTMSIQNSARYLKAQPPAMTLKLIDAICKALSCSVGELFSDQDYTTANFENTSKKNDPLEKEPQYRSVAKFGPSSKFF; translated from the coding sequence ATGCTAAAGAGCAATATAAAAGCTATTGCTCTCGCCAGGGGAATAAAAACAGCGCGGCATTTTTCTGAGGCATTAAAAATAGCAGGTGTAACTATGTCCATTCAAAATTCAGCTCGATATTTGAAAGCACAGCCTCCTGCGATGACGCTCAAACTTATAGATGCAATATGCAAAGCTCTCTCGTGCTCAGTCGGCGAATTGTTTTCAGATCAGGATTATACGACTGCAAATTTTGAAAATACGAGTAAAAAAAATGACCCTTTGGAGAAGGAACCTCAATATAGGTCGGTCGCCAAGTTTGGTCCTAGCTCAAAGTTTTTTTAA
- a CDS encoding STAS-like domain-containing protein: protein MVNLRVLDLVKQAYTYEDGVVISDIVIRTFHENEKVTLSFYGIDAIPSSFANGCFVRVLESFGLQKIKENLSVIDSTKQINSMIKSRLVFESQRNDL from the coding sequence ATGGTAAATTTACGTGTGCTTGATCTTGTGAAGCAAGCTTATACATATGAAGATGGTGTGGTAATTAGTGATATTGTGATTAGGACATTTCATGAAAATGAAAAAGTAACCCTTTCATTTTATGGAATTGATGCAATACCATCATCTTTTGCTAACGGTTGTTTCGTTAGAGTGTTAGAGTCCTTTGGTCTTCAAAAAATCAAAGAGAATTTAAGTGTTATTGATTCAACAAAGCAAATTAATAGCATGATTAAATCTAGACTGGTTTTTGAGTCTCAACGCAATGATTTGTAG
- a CDS encoding ATP-binding protein, with amino-acid sequence MALKVKLPKRMNILTIDHLLSQTVDKSLTPISDEIVYDLAPLEFIDPTGVTVFSNLIEWLLSKGVAQRFDIPNKNAGAIRFLDDSLFFEHYAGKKIFNNASLRSTTLPLKWINHPQSHLWIENHCISWLAKALETSKKSLVELRMCLWELFNNIRDHSGKDTGCIFVQFFPKLKKIVITLSDFGIGIPANVKKVRPELSDGEAVILAMQEGFTTNTTVRNRGVGLFYLSQTVTNNGGEVSIRSGNAHIICSEYGYSDCSQRSGYYTGTVFEIMLRTDKFDRTLADDEEFEW; translated from the coding sequence ATGGCGTTAAAAGTAAAACTGCCCAAGAGGATGAATATCCTCACGATTGATCACTTGTTATCACAAACGGTTGATAAGTCACTGACGCCAATTTCTGATGAAATTGTTTACGATTTGGCTCCATTGGAGTTTATTGACCCAACTGGCGTTACTGTATTCAGCAATCTAATTGAATGGCTGCTTTCGAAAGGTGTTGCGCAGCGGTTTGATATACCTAACAAAAATGCTGGCGCCATAAGATTCTTGGATGATTCTTTATTTTTTGAGCATTACGCAGGGAAAAAGATTTTTAATAATGCGTCTCTCCGATCCACAACTCTCCCTTTGAAATGGATTAATCACCCTCAGAGTCATTTGTGGATTGAAAATCATTGTATTTCTTGGTTAGCAAAAGCATTAGAAACGTCCAAGAAATCGCTTGTTGAATTGAGAATGTGTTTGTGGGAGTTATTTAATAATATTCGTGACCATTCGGGTAAAGATACGGGTTGTATTTTTGTTCAGTTTTTTCCTAAATTAAAGAAAATTGTGATTACCCTTTCCGATTTTGGTATTGGGATTCCAGCTAATGTAAAGAAAGTGCGGCCTGAACTTTCCGATGGAGAGGCTGTTATTCTTGCGATGCAAGAGGGTTTTACCACCAATACAACGGTGAGGAATAGAGGTGTTGGCCTTTTTTATCTTTCACAAACAGTTACAAATAATGGCGGTGAGGTTTCCATTCGCTCTGGAAATGCACACATAATTTGTAGTGAATACGGTTACTCGGACTGTAGCCAAAGATCTGGGTATTATACGGGAACAGTTTTTGAGATAATGTTACGCACCGATAAGTTTGATAGAACACTTGCCGATGATGAGGAGTTCGAATGGTAA
- the gatB gene encoding Asp-tRNA(Asn)/Glu-tRNA(Gln) amidotransferase subunit GatB: MKWEVVIGLEVHTQLTTKSKIFSAASTTYGAEPNTQTAVVDIALPGALPVMNRAAVEKAIQFGLAIGAKVNRKSIFARKNYFYPDLPKGYQISQFELPVVEGGAITIQVQPAKGDPYEKVINLTRAHLEEDAGKSVHEGFHGVSGIDLNRAGTPLLEIVSEPEMRSAAEAVAYAKALYSLVTWIGICDGNMSEGSFRCDVNVSVRPEGQAEFGTRREIKNLNSFKFIEQAIKYEVQWQIDEIESGRKIQQATILFNPDTGETRMMRSKEDAHDYRYFPDPDLPPLVISEEWVDRVRSELPELPVAMQARFASQYGLSEYDARMLTASKELASYFEASVAAGADAKLAANWIMGDISATLNREEKTIADSPVSSDALAGLIKRISDNTINNKTAKDVLKKMWESGDAADVIIERDGLKQESDTGAIEAIVDAVLAANPKAIEEYRSGKEKALNALVGQVMKGSGGKANPGMALELLKKKVG; encoded by the coding sequence ATGAAATGGGAAGTCGTTATTGGGCTGGAAGTACATACCCAGCTCACCACTAAATCAAAAATTTTCTCTGCCGCCAGTACGACGTACGGCGCAGAGCCAAACACGCAAACCGCGGTGGTCGATATCGCCTTGCCGGGCGCATTGCCGGTGATGAACCGCGCAGCGGTCGAAAAAGCCATCCAGTTTGGCTTGGCGATTGGCGCCAAAGTCAACCGCAAATCGATTTTTGCCCGCAAAAACTACTTCTACCCCGACTTGCCCAAAGGCTATCAGATCAGCCAGTTTGAGCTGCCAGTGGTGGAAGGCGGCGCGATCACGATTCAGGTTCAGCCTGCCAAGGGCGACCCGTACGAAAAAGTGATCAACCTGACGCGCGCGCATTTGGAAGAAGACGCGGGTAAATCGGTGCACGAAGGCTTTCACGGCGTATCGGGTATCGACTTAAACCGCGCGGGTACACCGTTGCTCGAAATCGTTTCCGAGCCAGAAATGCGCTCGGCCGCCGAAGCCGTGGCCTACGCCAAAGCCTTGTATAGCTTGGTAACGTGGATCGGTATTTGCGACGGCAATATGAGCGAGGGCTCGTTCCGCTGCGACGTCAACGTCTCAGTTCGCCCCGAAGGCCAAGCCGAATTTGGCACGCGCCGCGAGATCAAAAACCTGAACTCGTTCAAATTCATCGAGCAGGCGATTAAGTACGAAGTGCAATGGCAGATCGACGAAATCGAATCGGGCCGCAAAATCCAGCAAGCCACCATCCTGTTTAACCCCGACACGGGCGAAACACGGATGATGCGCAGCAAGGAAGACGCGCACGATTACCGCTACTTCCCCGATCCAGACTTGCCACCACTGGTGATCAGCGAGGAATGGGTCGATCGCGTACGCAGTGAATTGCCTGAGCTGCCCGTCGCGATGCAAGCGCGCTTTGCGTCGCAATACGGCCTGTCTGAATACGACGCCCGTATGCTGACCGCCAGCAAAGAGCTCGCCAGCTACTTCGAAGCCAGCGTCGCCGCAGGTGCCGACGCCAAGCTCGCCGCCAACTGGATCATGGGCGACATCTCCGCCACGCTCAACCGCGAAGAGAAAACCATCGCCGATAGCCCAGTGTCCAGCGACGCGCTGGCGGGCCTGATCAAGCGCATTTCCGATAACACCATCAACAACAAAACCGCCAAAGACGTTTTGAAAAAAATGTGGGAAAGCGGTGATGCTGCGGATGTGATTATCGAGCGCGATGGTCTGAAGCAAGAGTCCGACACCGGCGCGATTGAAGCGATTGTTGATGCGGTACTGGCGGCCAATCCGAAAGCGATTGAGGAATATCGCAGCGGGAAGGAGAAGGCACTCAATGCCTTGGTCGGGCAAGTGATGAAAGGCTCAGGCGGCAAGGCCAACCCAGGGATGGCGTTGGAGTTGTTGAAGAAGAAGGTAGGGTAA